GCCTTTTTGCGCTACCGTTAAATCCCAAGTTTTTCCTTCACTTCTTCTGCAGTGAGCCCTTTAACTAGCAAATCTTTCTCCCTACTTGCCTCTCCCCTCAAAAGGACAACATCCGCTCCGAGGAGCTTCGAGAAGAACTTAACAACTTCCTTATTTGCCTTTCCTTCTACTGGCGGAACTTTTACCTTGACCTTCAGCCTTTTCCGCCATTCATCTATGCCCTCAATTTCAGTTTTCTTTGCATTTGGCTGCACATATATTTGGATTATCACTCCTTCTTTGGCGTCTTTTATCGTTGTAATCACCGTAAAGTATTTGAGAGGAGAAAATATTTAAAGGTGAGGGGCTCAATGAGGGCACTGATAATTTCTCTTGTCATGCTACTTTTTCTTCCCTTAGCAAGTGCAGCTCAGCTAACATTTGTCGGGGATGAAAGCCTAAAAGAACTCCCTGGCTCT
The Thermococcus sp. 2319x1 DNA segment above includes these coding regions:
- a CDS encoding DUF167 family protein, translated to MTTIKDAKEGVIIQIYVQPNAKKTEIEGIDEWRKRLKVKVKVPPVEGKANKEVVKFFSKLLGADVVLLRGEASREKDLLVKGLTAEEVKEKLGI